In one window of Candidatus Avedoeria danica DNA:
- a CDS encoding DUF559 domain-containing protein, which translates to MVGCGLVRLALTLSAPWTGADGPSPVLTHRRGGAGTEVEGSDVASGPGGERTGRRWRSSATVAKAAQRLRQTSTASESAMWESLRDRRLGGLKFRRQHAVSRFVVDFYCATAKLVVELDGAVHDTSEQAGRDAERTDVLNRLGLTVLRFPNEEVANNLPAVLTRILTAATSPRPPSNSPSPVRQHGRGGQGGEGLPQSPSHTA; encoded by the coding sequence ATGGTCGGTTGTGGACTCGTGCGGCTGGCCCTCACCCTGTCCGCGCCCTGGACGGGCGCGGACGGTCCCTCTCCCGTGCTGACGCACAGGAGAGGGGGTGCCGGCACTGAGGTTGAGGGGAGCGATGTGGCGAGCGGTCCGGGGGGGGAACGAACTGGCAGGCGATGGCGTTCGTCAGCCACGGTGGCGAAAGCGGCGCAGCGATTGCGCCAGACTTCAACAGCGTCCGAGTCCGCCATGTGGGAATCGCTGCGTGATCGGCGTCTGGGTGGACTGAAGTTTCGCCGTCAACACGCGGTCAGCCGGTTCGTGGTCGACTTCTACTGCGCGACGGCGAAACTTGTCGTCGAGCTGGACGGAGCCGTCCATGACACGTCCGAGCAGGCAGGCCGCGACGCCGAACGGACCGACGTGTTGAATCGCCTCGGACTGACCGTCCTTCGCTTCCCCAACGAAGAAGTGGCCAACAACCTCCCCGCCGTCCTAACCCGAATCCTCACCGCTGCCACATCCCCCCGCCCCCCATCCAACTCCCCCTCTCCTGTGCGTCAGCACGGGAGAGGGGGGCAGGGGGGTGAGGGCCTCCCCCAATCCCCCTCCCACACCGCCTGA